From the genome of Candidatus Omnitrophota bacterium:
TTTTCTTGAGCTCTGAGAAATCGTAGCTATTTTTTTCAATAATATAGATGATCGCGAGGATTACACCGAAAACTATAAATTGGAGAAAATAGCGGTGAATGATAAAGCTTAGACCAAATGAAAATAAACTACCGAATAAATATATCCGTTTCATCTCCTGCAAACCTCCATCTCTCTATGTTTCTTAGTAATATAAGCGTTAACCGCTTCCATAGTAATGCGGTAGCCGCCACGCCTCCCCTCTTTATAGGCCTTTAGTTTACG
Proteins encoded in this window:
- a CDS encoding helix-turn-helix domain-containing protein, whose product is MPKILLTKEVAQILRLHEEYVRELIRQRKLKAYKEGRRGGYRITMEAVNAYITKKHREMEVCRR